A genomic segment from Leptospira ryugenii encodes:
- a CDS encoding beta-ketoacyl-[acyl-carrier-protein] synthase family protein: MTERRNQRVVITGIGVILPNALSVQDFWDHMKKGESQVDFLTRFSTEDIRVKTGAELREFDYSTHLPDLSPAHARYYNRETLAIMSALGDAQKDAGLNRNSVAPSRVGFIDSSSRASLAWWEHAWQIYNDSKDDKIFDKYAVLTSMASNPTNLTAIYANIQGFVTTVTAACVGGHHAVALCYQAIRKNRADVMYAGGHEFPLLKPLIKMYSDPSSSVMSTESKDPKKAMRPYDRSREGFVLGEGAICLCLESYDHAVKRGARIYAEINGTLSYNEASHAMRMDMTGSKAAKGLSDLLRIARHPLKDIDYFCGHGTATHNNDLAESRAIKLLYDGAPVSTWAPVGSIKPIYGHTFGAAGIINLAASALMIHNQTLVPTINLKDPDDECDHDHIAEGYREQKVKNIISLAFAIGSQSSFVSLAKVE; encoded by the coding sequence ATGACCGAGAGAAGAAACCAAAGAGTTGTGATCACTGGCATCGGCGTAATCTTACCAAATGCACTTTCCGTCCAAGACTTTTGGGATCACATGAAAAAGGGAGAGTCGCAAGTTGATTTTTTAACTCGCTTCTCCACAGAAGATATTCGCGTTAAAACAGGCGCCGAATTACGCGAATTTGACTATAGCACCCATTTACCTGACCTTAGCCCCGCTCACGCTCGTTATTACAACCGCGAAACACTCGCCATTATGTCTGCATTAGGCGACGCACAAAAAGATGCTGGTTTAAACCGCAATTCTGTTGCCCCATCTAGGGTGGGATTCATCGACTCATCTTCTCGTGCCTCATTGGCCTGGTGGGAGCATGCTTGGCAAATTTATAATGATTCTAAAGATGACAAAATTTTTGATAAATATGCCGTTCTTACGTCCATGGCATCAAATCCAACAAACCTAACTGCGATTTATGCGAATATCCAGGGCTTTGTCACTACAGTGACTGCCGCTTGTGTAGGTGGTCACCATGCAGTTGCCCTTTGTTATCAGGCGATCCGAAAAAATCGAGCGGACGTAATGTACGCAGGTGGGCATGAGTTTCCTTTACTAAAACCATTGATCAAAATGTACTCTGATCCGAGTAGTTCGGTCATGTCCACAGAATCCAAAGATCCAAAAAAAGCAATGAGGCCCTATGATCGATCTCGAGAAGGTTTTGTCTTAGGAGAAGGTGCAATTTGCCTTTGCCTAGAATCCTATGACCATGCAGTCAAAAGAGGAGCTAGGATCTATGCAGAAATCAATGGTACACTTAGTTACAATGAAGCGAGCCATGCCATGAGAATGGATATGACAGGCAGTAAAGCGGCAAAAGGACTTTCCGATCTTCTGAGAATTGCCAGGCACCCACTGAAAGATATTGATTACTTTTGTGGTCACGGAACAGCGACGCACAACAACGACTTAGCAGAAAGCCGAGCGATCAAATTGCTCTATGATGGCGCCCCTGTAAGCACCTGGGCTCCCGTTGGTTCCATAAAACCCATCTATGGTCACACCTTCGGCGCCGCAGGCATCATCAACCTGGCAGCTTCCGCTTTAATGATCCACAACCAAACGCTAGTTCCAACAATCAATTTAAAAGATCCGGATGATGAGTGCGACCATGACCATATCGCCGAAGGTTATCGAGAACAAAAGGTCAAAAATATCATTTCTTTGGCATTTGCCATTGGTAGCCAATCCTCGTTTGTGAGTTTAGCAAAGGTCGAATAA
- a CDS encoding CoA-transferase, giving the protein MPRKPQIFSDPDTMIRELIPLGAYLHLAATMSRPNALIYALARQFFDKDPKFTVSVAGLHSSAHALTMSGVLSKIITGFAGDNYPRPQPNALYSNILKGEPFEAELWSLLTLVQRLQAGAMRLPGFVTNSLVRTDMITDKLGKTVHLYQAPDSTEKDPNRFAVIQPLHPDYTLIHAVLGDEDGNLVLTHPSGEGVWGAMAATKGVVASCERIVPSGSIPAELISIPGTKVIGLCEANFGAHPQSLRVFPLPHLSIFKDLSTYMDDYEFQIEANQAAAGEEKFRKRWMEEWVYARKTHEEYLGHLGSQRLRKLKQLPQPQDLMPAQDPESVNDSEQMIILAARAIMEHVKRRGYTTLLAGIGAAHIACWTAARLLEKEGIRVHVMTELGFYSMTPSMGDVFLFSQLHANGSQGLSDITQILGMLVPDKCLGVMGAAEIDWFGNVNSIATSKGKFIVGSGGANDIASTADCIIVAKAIRQRYVRKVNFITTNGDRVKEAVCQFGRFRRDKMEHIFEFTNWIAPPSDPEMDSEEAVLKFTNWFAPDEVPPKEEPKPTSEELTILRSLDPERIYIEQFMVYRSLPGE; this is encoded by the coding sequence ATGCCTAGAAAGCCTCAAATTTTTAGCGATCCGGACACGATGATCCGAGAGCTGATCCCTCTGGGGGCCTACCTCCATTTGGCTGCCACCATGTCTCGTCCAAACGCTTTAATCTACGCTCTCGCCAGGCAATTTTTTGATAAAGATCCAAAATTCACCGTGAGTGTTGCCGGCTTACATTCAAGTGCACATGCTCTCACTATGAGTGGAGTCCTCTCCAAAATCATCACTGGATTTGCCGGAGACAATTACCCTCGGCCACAACCGAACGCTTTGTATTCTAACATTTTAAAGGGAGAACCTTTTGAAGCAGAACTTTGGTCTCTCTTGACCCTTGTCCAACGACTGCAAGCAGGTGCTATGCGTTTGCCAGGATTTGTGACAAATTCTTTGGTTCGAACAGACATGATCACCGACAAACTCGGAAAAACGGTCCATCTCTATCAGGCTCCCGACTCAACAGAAAAGGATCCAAATCGATTTGCTGTGATCCAACCCTTACATCCCGATTACACTTTAATCCATGCAGTTTTGGGAGATGAAGATGGCAATCTTGTTCTCACTCATCCTTCTGGGGAAGGAGTATGGGGAGCGATGGCCGCGACAAAAGGTGTTGTTGCCAGTTGCGAACGGATTGTTCCCAGTGGAAGTATACCAGCAGAACTAATCTCCATTCCTGGGACCAAGGTGATCGGCCTTTGTGAGGCAAATTTTGGTGCCCATCCACAATCCTTACGAGTGTTTCCTTTGCCTCACCTTTCCATTTTCAAAGACCTTTCCACCTATATGGATGACTATGAATTTCAGATTGAGGCAAACCAAGCTGCTGCAGGAGAGGAAAAGTTTCGCAAACGATGGATGGAGGAATGGGTCTACGCTCGAAAGACCCATGAAGAATACCTAGGGCATTTAGGAAGCCAAAGGCTAAGAAAACTCAAACAACTTCCGCAGCCACAAGATCTCATGCCTGCCCAGGACCCAGAGTCAGTCAATGACTCAGAACAGATGATCATTCTTGCGGCAAGAGCTATCATGGAACATGTGAAACGAAGAGGTTACACCACCCTCTTAGCAGGTATAGGAGCAGCACATATCGCCTGTTGGACGGCAGCTCGACTCCTTGAAAAGGAAGGGATACGAGTCCATGTGATGACGGAACTGGGATTTTATTCCATGACTCCCTCTATGGGAGATGTATTTTTATTTAGCCAATTGCATGCAAATGGCTCTCAAGGACTTTCAGACATCACTCAAATTTTAGGTATGCTTGTACCCGATAAGTGTTTGGGAGTCATGGGTGCTGCAGAAATTGATTGGTTTGGGAATGTGAATTCCATCGCAACTTCGAAAGGTAAATTTATTGTAGGTTCTGGTGGGGCCAATGATATCGCCTCCACCGCAGATTGTATCATTGTTGCTAAGGCAATCCGCCAGAGATATGTCAGAAAGGTAAACTTTATCACTACCAATGGAGATCGCGTCAAAGAGGCAGTCTGTCAATTTGGCCGTTTCCGTCGGGACAAGATGGAACATATCTTTGAATTCACCAATTGGATAGCTCCTCCTTCCGATCCTGAGATGGACAGTGAAGAAGCAGTACTCAAATTTACCAATTGGTTTGCGCCCGATGAAGTTCCACCCAAAGAAGAACCAAAACCAACTTCTGAGGAGCTTACGATCTTACGGTCGCTTGATCCAGAGCGCATTTATATAGAACAGTTTATGGTTTACAGAAGCCTTCCAGGAGAATGA
- a CDS encoding ketoacyl-ACP synthase III produces MGSKDLKYLGVEFRGVGHYLPERVIYNDEIKSRLKYPEMHPAEKAVIGNIGVTERHRVNETETVPYMAMKAAQDALADAKMKPEEIDLFILANWTDRYYLPDLAPQASKLTGTKNALAFDISTACTGFVHGVQMAACYLQSGRWKNALVVGSERFSVRTRMGGYGEFTAGDAAAGVVLSANPQTDTGLIDSFLVDVADLADIIVTGPPPQSYVKSYPELVTNAADLTLKAFDLLMEKYGLTEKDVDWVIPHPGTDVVVQDVLNRIKFPRERVLGNFDRVGNASAASIPIVISEYYKKGIIKKGQLLLTPAVGGGFYWGGLLFRF; encoded by the coding sequence ATGGGCAGCAAAGATTTGAAGTATTTGGGAGTGGAGTTCCGAGGTGTAGGTCACTACTTGCCGGAAAGGGTGATTTATAATGATGAGATCAAAAGTCGACTCAAATACCCAGAAATGCACCCTGCAGAAAAGGCGGTCATAGGAAATATTGGGGTCACAGAAAGACATAGAGTGAACGAAACAGAAACCGTTCCCTACATGGCAATGAAGGCCGCACAAGACGCGTTAGCCGACGCAAAGATGAAACCGGAAGAAATTGACCTTTTCATCTTAGCAAACTGGACAGATAGGTATTATCTTCCCGACTTGGCACCTCAAGCTAGCAAACTTACTGGCACAAAAAATGCTCTCGCCTTTGACATTTCCACCGCTTGCACAGGCTTTGTGCATGGTGTTCAAATGGCGGCCTGCTACTTACAATCGGGTCGTTGGAAAAATGCTCTGGTTGTTGGTTCTGAACGATTTTCAGTACGGACTCGTATGGGTGGCTATGGTGAGTTCACTGCTGGGGATGCAGCAGCTGGTGTAGTACTCTCCGCAAATCCCCAAACCGATACAGGCCTCATTGACTCGTTTCTAGTCGATGTAGCCGACCTTGCGGATATTATCGTGACGGGTCCTCCTCCTCAAAGTTATGTCAAGAGTTATCCAGAGTTAGTAACAAATGCTGCGGATTTGACTTTAAAAGCCTTTGATTTACTCATGGAGAAATACGGTCTCACAGAGAAAGATGTAGACTGGGTCATTCCACACCCGGGGACTGATGTAGTTGTTCAGGATGTTTTGAATCGTATCAAGTTTCCGAGAGAGAGAGTATTGGGCAATTTTGATCGAGTGGGAAATGCTTCTGCTGCTTCCATCCCAATCGTGATTTCTGAATATTATAAAAAGGGAATCATCAAAAAAGGACAACTCCTTCTCACGCCGGCAGTCGGTGGTGGGTTTTACTGGGGTGGTTTGTTGTTTCGTTTTTAG